Within Ischnura elegans chromosome 6, ioIscEleg1.1, whole genome shotgun sequence, the genomic segment AAGTCAATTTAAGCTCTTTATTTAGAAATTATCGgtaaagagatatttttatacGCATCCTTACAAATTCACCGTTTTATTTTAGACTCGTGTGTTCATCACCCTGGTGCACCTTTTTTTCACGACGCTTACAAAGGATGGTCTTGCTGCAAAAAAAAGTGTACCGATTTCACGGAATTTCTCAATATAAAGGTAATTTTGAGGGCTTTGAAGACAAATCACAGTGTTGAACTCCGTGTTGATTACTGAAAGTGCCTTATTTCATCTGTGAGCCTGATGAGTATCATCATCCTTTCATTTTGTTGTAGGGTTGCCATACCTCTTTTCATAGCAATGTTAAACCTCCAGAACCAGAGAAGCCTGTAGTTGATAAGTCTAAGGCTGATGAAGTGATCGAGTACAAGGCACCTCAGCCCTTGATGCGGCCATCACTAAAAAGACCCCCTCTGGATGCTCCATTGGTACGTCATGATGTTCTCCGAAAATGTGGACCCACGATTCTTTCTTGCGTGTATTGCAGTCATCATTGCAGTATATTATCCATTCATGACATATGCTGTTTAATTGAGCTATAAAGGTAGCCTATAACTGCAGAAGATCATTTTTTGTAGTAAttgttgatagttttttttttccttcgacaTGCTCAAAtccaaatttaatgaaaagtttaGTCGCTACGTCTTACGTTAGAATTAGTAAATGAAAGCAAATTCCTGGATTCCAATATTGAAGTATAAGGCAATATACCTGGTGGAAAAATTGATCGATATGGAATTCATCATCTTGACTATTCACGATATGTATGTACTTAGCATGAATTTCTCCTATTGCTACTTCTTGCACTATATTCGAGTTGCCAATAAACAATAAGTATATTAAATCCAGGCAACGTAGTAGTTTTACTATATTGGTACTTTGTTTTGGCTCTGTGGTTTTGCAATTTTGAACTCTCGCCATAAATCCATACCTTTGTTAATTTTTCTCCTAggctatttatgtaaaaatttctgTGCTCTCTTATATgcaaatacttctttttttccctctgcACATTTCTTTCCCCAATTTTGAAGTTCCCTTCTTATATATCAAATTGGCATCGAGTGATATACATGTGGGCTGTGTCATAATATGGGAGGAAaggttattaaaaaatagtattgaaaggAAACCATTTCCTGTTGATATTTTAGGTGGAACTGAAGCCGGATGTGATTGCTCCATCATTAAAACCAACAGAGGTTGTGTCAGCTGCCTCGCCACAGAAAGCAGTTGCTAACAATGAGCTCAAGATTGGAATGCTGTGCAAAAATAGGGGATGTAAGAAGGTAAGACGTGTGTATGCTTTGTTATAGATGTAAGATTGTGTATTTATGCCAAAATTCTGGCTACTCTTTGCATCCTAGGGGTTTGCTAGTGCATAAACTCATCTATTAGGTgcacatttttatttcccattgtTTAGCATTGAATGGTGGTAAAGCTAACAAGCAACGCATGCATGATGCTACCAAATTCTCTGGTGACTGGCTGtaaccaaggagactgcatagaggaggctcagtTTCATCCCATaaaggctgatttccgttgccaatTCTGTctcatttcaatcggttttcaaaaatgtccgcggcgctgtgatgagtgcaatatggtgcacttttttccaaaattttgtagTATAACGTTTacattgcaaggaatagcattgaaaagcaatGGGTTTGATAGATCACATGATCATGTGTATAAATTACGGTTAAAGCCCCTAATAATACCTTATatccccttgaaactcggatcaatttgtctaaCAGCGACATGGGTggtgacttttgtgaacccatttaaatgcactgtgggtgacaacacatttagaggttaCTTGAGAATCCACAATTGTAATATTAGTGGTTGTAACATAGCAAAATACTTAGCTCGCTGGTGTCTGTGCCACATGCAAATATTCTATGGCTATAATGTGAATTACAAGACAAGGTTTATTTATTGGTCATACTTTGATCCTCAACACCATGTTATAGGATTATGAAAGAAGcccataatatatttttcttgaactTCAATGCTGAAAAAAGGGATGTGCTGTATGCAAGAGTAATGCGTTAGTTTATTGCtaccaatatatattttacacCTTGAAGATATCTTCATATCATCATAGATACCATCTTCATTATGTAAAATTTGGAACATGCATATGTTTTCATGATAAATCTGGCAATGTTACTTATTCACATTAAAGGTTGGTATAAAAGAATAATTGGGTCTAATTTTCGGGTAGTAATTAAATAACATGGGCTTGGTGTAATAGATTCGTGTAGGTCACCTCACCCAGCAATTCAGTCTAATGACTAATATACCTCTATGTATTCTTTTACTCATTGTCATTTTAGTaatgtaattcattttaaaaatggtgaaacAGTGGTTCCAGTGATAGAAATtgtatgatgaaattttttatcaatcttcATGTATTAAATTCTGTCTTTGTCACAGTATTAGCTAAGGCAAATATTTATCAGAATCAAGTTCACATGCTGCTATACAAGGGTAACCTAGAAAATAAGTCTGTGGGATGCTAATTAGTAGGGTAATTTTCTGTTGAAAGTGGTAATATTGTACAAAAGAGGGTAACCTTCTTAGAGTGGGATCTGTAGGGCCACAGTAGCATCAAAAAAATATGATCACAGCATTTTGTTGAACTTGAGCCCTCAATGTTTAATCCCTCGACCTCAATGTCTGTTCTGTATCAAGTTGTAGTGTGTGGATTCATCCAGTTTCTTCATGCCCTTGGTTTGAAATTGGTTGAAATTAATCAGGGCTAATGGGAAGGGTTTAATGAGTGCGTAAAAGGCGAGAAGATGGGTTCATGAGTTTAAGGTGGGATGACATTCACTTGAGGACAATGGTGGGAGAAGCAGATCCTCACTTGTCATGGGTGAACTTCTGGCCGTAGTTGACCATGCAGTTCATGAAAATTGCTGTTAAACTATGGATGAAATCCATGAATGTTACTTAAGAGGCCTCACAACCCATCATCCTTGTTGTCATTTTGAAAAGACTTGATTTTAGCAAAGCTTGCACCTGATGGAATCTGAGATAGCTGACACTGGAGCACAAGTCAAAAAAAGTGACTGCAGCTTGTGAATTTTCAGGCAGCTGCAAGATTGAAGGTAATGCTTTCCTGAAGTCCATCTTTGCGGGAGATGAAACCTGGGTTTTGCACTCTACACCCAGAGAATGATTGTCGATCCAATCCATGTGGAGGAAACTATTCACCTTCCCAAGTGTGAAAAAATTCTAAGTTGTCTAGACTGCCAAGAAGATCATGGCCTCCTTTTTCTGGGACCTTAAAAGAATTCtcctgaatgatttttttgctcgaagaaaaatattaatgcttttcAGTATTTGTGACCCTGTGGAAGCTTTGTCAGGACATCCTGCGCacaagagaagaggaaagttCCTTCTCCATGACAACACACAGTCTTCCGTCATGTTCTCAACCAGTTTTATTGGGATGTTTTGACCCATCCACCTCAAGGTCCTAACTTTGCCCCTTCATGCTTTCAtctgtttttcaaaatgaagGAGGGAAAAGCTGAAGAATTCACAAGTAACAAGGAAATTAAACAAGGAGTCACCAACTGGACCAATGAATTAGTGGGAAGCTTCTTCAAGGAGGGGGTTTCAAAGCCTATTTCTAGGAATACCAAGTGCATTGAGGTTACCGGAGAATATATGgaaaactaacaaaaaaattccaGTAAGATCTAGATTTAATAAAGAACAATGGAACTTATTGTCTGGATAACACTCGTATTTTTGTGTTAATGGATGAAAAgccaaaaaataacaatatacaTTTGTAAAGGTAATTCAGTGAAGTTTTATTGAAGGATTCATTGCCTCTCTTTTTTTTGTACTTGTGGAATAGAGAAAAAGTATTTGATGCCCATCATTtgcaaaaatgtatattttggaaaGTATTAACTaatgctaaatatttatttttgaagaattaattcaaagtacATTTgagtttttatgccatgttttaGATTATGTTTGACCTTAATATCAACATTGTACACTATTCATAAGAGTTGCATTTCGCACTGGGTCTTTTATCTGGGTTAGGAGGTACATTGTCATATATGTACATGGTGATTTTGATCAGGTTGCTTGAGGTAGTTTTTCAATCTCTGACGAATTCCTAGCTTGGTAATGCAGCTTATCACcgaggttattattatttattgtagtCATATATGCTATGAATTATATGGGTATTACGTATATAccccattttttttagctttgatTTCTTTTTAACTGACCATAGGCCTACGAAGGTGAAAACAGCAACTACGAAGATTGTATGTATCACCCTGGAGTCCCTGTGTTTCACGAAGGACTTAAATTCTGGAGTTGTTGCACTCGCAGAACTTCAGACTTCAATGCCTTCCTCGAGCAGCTAGGCTGCAATATTGGGAAGCATAAATGGTTTGAAGATAAGGTAAGGAACTTTAAATTGTATAGAAATCGCTCAATGTCAAAGTATTTACATGTAATTAGGGGTTGGTCTATTTAATTCTTCACTAGTCAGTTCAACTGGGTCTTGGGTTTTGAAATGGAATCTGAACCGAAGCCAAATGGAAATAGTATCAAACTTATGTTGGCAAAACCCTATTTGAAAGCTATTCTAGTGCAGAATATGCGTGCAGCAGACTCCCTAATacccggctgcggtttatccgagatgcggattatccgtgcatgatttttactcttgcttaatttttttcacaatctttatttaaaaaataaaatcggacgcaaaatcatcagaattactgcattaatgctaggataaaccggGCTCATTATTTCCGTCTGAATCCCCTTCGTGAAACAGAAGCgatcgcgtgctagctgcatttgcgggagcaccgtgttcctgttttccaagcctcgcagtgtgaCCACGCTCCGCTataaagatcgcgaactggcgaagaaagctctcattgagtccgggaagtgctctaaaataacagaataactgcataaataataatatacatattgtttgttttaggtaaattatgaacgtTGCAAGACATTAAAGTGTAT encodes:
- the LOC124160210 gene encoding cysteine and histidine-rich domain-containing protein morgana, which codes for MPTDNEKRLLHCYNLGCGQKYDPEENKEDSCVHHPGAPFFHDAYKGWSCCKKKCTDFTEFLNIKGCHTSFHSNVKPPEPEKPVVDKSKADEVIEYKAPQPLMRPSLKRPPLDAPLVELKPDVIAPSLKPTEVVSAASPQKAVANNELKIGMLCKNRGCKKAYEGENSNYEDCMYHPGVPVFHEGLKFWSCCTRRTSDFNAFLEQLGCNIGKHKWFEDKNDGADGNEGNGDGSKLRYRYDWHQTGTHVVVAVYAKNYDPERTTVNLNPVRLVISVLDSATAKTFDLDIPLRGVVDVDSSSSSFLATKIEVKLRKAEPGSWADVALPRKPVEKKPSEVQPENESMEELADDVECVDLEDL